The Sulfurimonas sp. HSL3-2 genome segment GTTTGATAGCTTCATCTTCTGAGATAGGAAGTATAACCTGAACACTTCCTTTACCGAAACTTTTCTTTCCTACGACAACTGCACGTTTATGGTCTTGAAGCGCACCTGTGACGATCTCTGATGCACTGGCACTTCCGCCGTTTATCAATACTACCATAGGCATATGCGTGATAGTCGCACTGGAAGTTGCACTATACACTTTGTTTTCAGATTCAGTACGTCCTTTTTGTGAGACGATAGGACCTTTGTCTACAAAAAGATCGACAAGTCCGACAGCTTGGTCTAGCAGTCCTCCAGGATTGTTTCTAAGATCCAGGACTATTCCTTTGTCTTTGTTCTTAAATTTGTTGATCGCTTTTTTGACACCCTCAACGACTTTCTTATCAAAACTTGTGACTCTTATATATAGTATGTTGTCAGATATCTGTTTTGTATATACAGATTGTATCTTGATATTTCCTCTGATAATATGTACATGTAAAGGTTTTGCTTCGTTTTTTCTGACTATCGTGATGTCGATAGGTGTTCCGACTTTTCCGCGCATAAGATTGACAGCGTCATCGATCGTCATATTCAGTGTCGATTTATTATTGATCTTTAAGATGATGTCTTCTGCTTTTAAGCCTGCTTTGTCTGCCGGAGTCCCCTCGATAGGTGCGATAACTGTAAGTGCACCGTCTTTCATACCGACAGTGATACCAAGACCGCCAAACTCGCCGTCTGTTTGTACTTTTAGACTGTCAAAGCTTTTTTTATTTAAAAATGTAGAGTGTGCATCAAGGTTTGTCATCAATCCTTGAAGAGATTTGTCGATAAGTTCCTGAAGAGTGACATCATCGACATTGTATTGTTCAACAATGCCCAAAACTTTGGTGAATTTTGCTAAAGCTTGAAGTCTAGACTCTTCATTTGTAGGCTTTTGCGGAGTAGTCGCAAAAAGTGATGTAGAGTATAATAAACTAAGTGCGGCCGCCGTCGTGATGAAACCCATAGTAAGAAATTTTTTATTTAGCATTATTTACCTAGCAAGTGTTGAATTTTAAGATCGGATATTATACTTAAAACTCATTTACATAACAATAAATTTGCTAAGCAGTTGTAAGATTGTTGATCGTTATGAAAATAGACTAAAAGAACTTGACAACAACTGACTCAATTAGATATAATTTTTCATCTTTAAGAAAAAAGGTTGAAAAATGAATAATATTTTTGAAAAACTAACACACAATATGACTCAAGCCATTGAATCATCTATATCACTGGCTTTACACAATAAAAATATGGAAGTCGATCCCGTACACTTTTTATGGGCACAGCTGACAAATACAAACTCTGTTTTAAATCAGGCATTTAACAAGATGAATGTCGACAAGACAGCGATCGAGCTGGATATAAAAAGTATGGCAAACAAGTTTCCTACATCTTCATCGGTGAGCAAGGAAAATATAAAACTATCTAAAAAATTTGTAGACTCACTGCAGCGCGGTGCGGGAGAGATGACTAAAAACGGGGACTCGTTTTTAGCTGTTGACAGCTACATCATCGCAAATCTGAATGAATCGCCGTTTAAAGAGATAATCGCGAAATATGTAAATATAGTAGATCTTACCAAAACGCTTGAATCGTTCCGTGCGGGGCAGAAGATCGAGTCTCAAACGGCTGATGAGAACCTTGAAGCGCTTTCAAAGTATGGAATAGATCTGACAAAAGAAGCGGCAGAGGGCAAACTCTCACCTGTTATCGGGCGTGATGAAGAGATCAACCGTGCAATGCAGATACTTATCCGTAAGACAAAGAACAATCCTATTCTCTTAGGGGAGCCGGGTGTCGGAAAGACTGCTCTTGTGGAGGGGCTGGCACAGAGGATCTATAACAAAGAGGTTCCTCTTTCATTACAAAACAAACGTGTTATCGCTCTTGATATGAGTGCGCTGATCGCGGGTGCAAAATACCGCGGGGAGTTCGAAGACAGACTAAAAGCGGTCATCGATGAAGTGAAGCAGAGTGCGAACATCATCCTTTTCATAGATGAGATCCATACCATAGTAGGTGCGGGTGCAAGCGAAGGAAGTATGGATGCTGCAAACATTCTAAAACCCGCCCTTGCACGCGGTGAACTACATACCATCGGTGCGACTACTTTAAAAGAGTATAGAAAGTATTTTGAAAAAGATGCGGCGCTTCAAAGACGTTTTCAGCCTATCAGCGTGAATGAACCGACGGTCAATCAGGCGTTACAGATCCTTCGCGGTATCAAAGAGAACCTTGAAGCTCACCATAACGTGACCATCATCGACTCGGCGCTTGTCGCAGCGGCAAAACTGAGTGAAAGATATATTACTGACAGGTTCCTGCCGGATAAAGCGATAGACCTTATCGATGAGGCAGCGGCTGAGCTAAAGATGCAGATTGAGAGCGAGCCAAATGCACTTGCATCCATAAAAAGAAAGATCCAAGAGCTTAATGTCGAAAGAGAAGCTCTAAAAATGGAAGAATCGGTAGCAAACTCTAAAAGAATCGAGGAGATCGCAAAAGAGCTTGCAGATGCCGAAGAGGAAAAACGTGCGTTAGAGTCTCAGTTTAACCATGAAAAAGAGATATTTGAGAAGATCGCAACGATCAAATCGGATGTAGAAGCGAAAAAACGCGAAGCAGAAGCGGCAAAAAACAGCGGTGATTATAACAAAGCTGCAGAGATAGAGTACGGTGTCGTTCCAAAACTTCTTGAAGAGGAAAAAGCACTGCAGGAAAAATGGACAGAGATGCAGAAAGAGGGAACGCTGCTTAAAAACAGCGTCGACGAAGATGCGATCGCTTCGATCATCAGCAGATGGACGGGAATCCCGGTCAATAAGATGCTTCAAAGCGAGAAAGAGAAGATCTTACATGTAGAGGATGAACTTAACATCTCGGTTATCGGTCAAGAGCGTGCGACACATGCCGTAGCGCGTGCTATCAAGAGAAATAAAGCGGGACTAAGCGATAAAAACAGACCGATAGGAAGTTTCCTTTTCCTAGGTCCAACGGGTGTCGGAAAGACTCAGACAGCTAAGACATTGGCAAAATTCCTTTTTGATACAGAAGAGGCTATGGTCAGAATAGATATGAGCGAGTATATGGAGAAACATGCCGTTTCCCGTTTAGTTGGAGCGCCTCCGGGGTATGTCGGGTATGATGAAGGCGGACAGCTTACTGAAGCGGTACGCCGTAAGCCTTACAGCGTCGTACTTCTAGATGAAGTGGAAAAAGCGCATCCGGATGTATTTAACATTTTGCTTCAAGTGCTCGATGACGGACGTTTGACGGACAATAAAGGTGTAACGGTAGACTTTACCAACACTATCATCATCATGACGAGTAACATCGCTAGCGATAAGATCATGAGTTTAAACAGCGACTATGACAAGATGCAAGATGCTGTTATGGGTGAGTTGAAGATGGCCTTTAAACCGGAGTTCTTGAACCGCTTGGATGACATTGTTATATTCAATCCGCTTGGAAGTTCTCAGATCAAAGGGATCGTGGATCTGTTCTTTAGCGAGATCGAGGCGAAAGTCGAAGAGAGAGATATCAAGATCACTCTTACAGATGGAGCGAAAGAGCTTATTGCCGAGGCTGGATTTGACCCTGTTTATGGGGCTAGACCGCTTAAACGCGCACTTTACGAGATAGTAGAAGACAGACTTGCAGACTTGATCCTGGGCGGAGAAGTAGAAGAGGGCTCAAGCGTTACTTTTGATGCAGAAGCCGGTGAGATCAAGGTCACTGTATCATAAGCCTTGCTCATGTTCCGTATTAATAAATAAAAAAAGGGTTATAATTTCTTTATGAAAATAATAACTTTAATATTAGCAGCTTATATATCTTTGATGGCATGTACTGGGGATTGTCTCACATGCCATCCAAACCTCGTACCGACCATAAAAGAAGACACCAGACACAAACCGATGCTTACATGTATAAAGTGCCATCCGGCAGATCCCAAGAAGATGGCGGATTGTGGAAGTGACTGTTTTGCATGTCACAGCATGGAGAAGATAGACAGACCAAACATTGCCGAGCATAAAGTGATACGCGGGTGCAGGGATTGTCATATGAAATTAAACAAGGAGCTTCTATCAGCTCCCGTACAGCAGTCAGTACAGCAGCCTTTAAAGCAGTTCTTGAATTTTTAAGCGTAGAGACTTTTTATCGCAGTGTCAAAATTTTTGAGAGTCTTTTCTAGAAGTTTTTGAGCTTCGTCAAATACTTTATTGATATCTTTTATGTTCTTTGCCGCTTTATCAAACATATCGACGATACTGTTTTTTGTATAGTTCTTCGTATTTTGATCTTTTGAACTCATCGGTTCAAATATATCCGAGACCTGTTTTGCTATCTTACTTATAGGTGAGGTCTGATCGCCGTTGTCCAGCTCTTTCATATACTTGTCTATATAGGGCTGTGCTATCTTCATTAAGTTTTGGATCTCTTTTTTGTCCTGTTCGTCAAGTCCGTTACCTTGGATGGAAAAGTGAAATGACTGCATCGATGAGAAAGAGAGTGAGTCTTTTGTCCCGTTTTGATTCTCTTTATGGCTCATAGAGAGGTTTTGTTCATTTGAAAAATCCATCTTTATAACGTCGCCGCTGGATGTCTTCATCATAATGTTTAGGTCATGTGATCTATATGCATCTAATGCAAAAGAGTTGTTCATAAAAAGTCCTGCAATTTTATATATTATAGAACTAAATCGGCGGTTTTTCTCTTTTATTTACATATAAGCGTTCCTTTTATGAAGCTTAACCGATATTTAAGTAATATTTTTGTAACATTGCGGACTTAAATTTTAATAGAGGATTTGGCATGAAAAGAACATACCAACCGCATAGTACACCACGTAAGCGTACTCATGGTTTTAGAACTCGTATGGCTACAAAGAATGGTCGTAAAATTATCAATGCACGTCGCGCTAAAGGTCGTAAATCATTGACAGTTTAAGTCAATTTTCATTATTGAAACAACATAGGGAGTTTCAATATGTTTATAACAAAGGTAAAAATGCACACTCAAGCAGTGTTGTTCTTTTTTATCTTCACGCTAATGGAGTAAAGAAAGTAGGATTCACAGCCACCAAAAAGGTCGGCAATGCAGTTATCCGAAATCGTTCTAAAAGAAGATTTAGAGCTCTTTTTAGCGAATACGCTTCTTTCTTAAATGATGGGACTTATGTTTTTGTCGCAAAGACAGGTCTTAAAGAAACATCATATCTTTCACTCAAAAATGATTTCAAAAAAGTTTTAACTAAAGTCGGTGCACTTTCCAATGCTTAAGAAGTTTCTTTTATCCATTTTACATCTTTATCAACGATTTTTCACTCTAATAGGATATGGAAGTTGTAGATATTACCCAACTTGTAGCGAATATGCTAAATGGGAGTTTGAAAATAATAAAATTTCAAGTGCTTTTTACCACAGTTTGACTAGAATACTCAGATGCAATCAGCTTTTTGACGGCGGAATAGATTATCCACTTCTGGATAAACTCTCTTTAAAGCCCAAAAACTTGGCTGTTGATACGATAAAATATTGGTTGGTTCCAAATAAAAAAAACCGGTTTTATATAATTAAAAATTTTGCTTTTAAAGGGTAATTGTGTTTGACAAGTTGACATCAAATCAGAGATTATTGGTAGCTGTGGGGCTATCGTTTGTGTTTTTTATAGGGTATACAACAATATTTCCTCCAAAATCTGCGCAGTTGGATAGTAATGCGACTAAGCAGACAAGTAGCAGTAAAGAGGTTGTCGTTAATGATAAAAAGATCGTTGTCGCAGATGAGTCGACAAAACTTGACAATAGTCTCAAAACAGGGAATAAAGGCGATCTGGTAACGATCACATCAGATGATTTTGTTTTAAAAATAGATACTTTAGGCCGTATCTCTTCAGATGTACTTTTAGAAAAAAAGTATGACAAGAGTGAAGGGCAGCATGCTGAGCTTGTCGATGCAGGCAGTGTAAAACCGCTTTTAGTGAGATTTGCGGATGATACTTTAAATCAGGAAGCTATGAAAACTCCGTACAGCTGTGACTGCTCGGATATCACACTTACAGATAAACCGGCGACTATCACTCTTACTCAAAAACTTTCAGAGCTGAGCGTGACAAAGACTTTTACGTTTTACAAAGACGGTCACTATGATGCGAAGGTCTCACTTTCAAAAGATGCACGTTACTATCTTGATCTGGGTCAGCGTCCTCGTGTAGAGACAAAGATGATGACGGTAGCGGGTGCTATGGTCTATTACTCTGACAACAAGACAAAGATCTTTGCAGACGGTGATGTCGAAGGCCGTTCTACTTTTACGGATGTTCATCTTATCTCTGCATTCGATCAATATTTTGCAAACATCATCTACGGATTTGATAAAAATCTAAATATTTTAGTAGACCGTGATACAAAGGGTGACCCTCGTGTTTATATAGATGCATCAAAAGAGATGGCATTTCACGGATATGTAGGACCAAAAACATATACTACACTTAAGTCGATAGACCCTGTACTGGTAAATGCGATAGAGTACGGCTGGTTTACATTCGCATCTCGTCCGTTATTTGCAGTACTTGCATGGTTACATTCACTCTTTGGTAACTGGGGATGGGCTATTATCGGTCTTACTGCATTAGTACGTTTTGTGCTTTACCCGCTTACATACAAAGGCATGGTCTCTATGCAGAAGATGAAGCAGATCTCTCCAAAGATCAAAGAGCTTCAGGCAAAACATAAAGGCGATCCTCAGCGAATGAACGCGGCTGTTATGGAGATGTATAAAAAGCATGGTGCTAACCCGCTTGGCGGATGTCTTCCGATGCTTCTTCAGATACCGGTTTTCTTTGCGATGTACCGCGTGTTTTTAAATGCTCCTGAACTTCAAGGTGCTCCTTGGATACTCTGGGTACAGGATCTTTCACGTATGGACCACCTGTTTATTCTACCGATACTTATGGGTGCTACGATGTACTACCAACAACGTATTACGCCAAGTAACTTTACAGATCCGTTACAAGAGAAAGTATTTAAGTTCTTACCTGTAATATTTACATTTTTCTTTGTAACTTTCCCTTCAGGTCTGGTATTATATTGGTTTGTAAATAACTTATTCTCAATCGCACAGCAGTTCATAGTAAACAAACAGTTTGCAGCAGCAGAAGCGATCGTCGAAGAAGCGAAAGTGGAGAAAAAAGATGATTAAAATCGAATCAGCTACATTGCAGGATGCTTATGAAAAAGCAGCCATGCATTTTAGCTGCTCTGTAACAGAACTTCAAGTAGAAGTCTTACAGCATCCAAGCTCTGGTATTTTAGGCTTTTTTAAAAAGTCTGCGATCATCGTTGCATCTTGTAAAAACAGTTTTGCAAGACCGCAAGAGAAAGAGGAACCAAAGCCTGAGATAAAAAAAGAGCCGATTCAGCCAAAAGCACAAAAGCAAAAGGTTGAAAAGCAAAAACCTGCAGAGGCAAAAAAAGAGACAAGATCTAAGCAAAAAGAGTATACAAAACAAAATATTTTAAATGACACTATCCTTCCTACCTCTTTTGTAAGCGATCAGGATGAAGAGTTCTATGAAGAGGAACTTTCAGCTGATGAGTACAAAAAAAGCTACAGTGACGATCTAGACAAAAACTACTTTTATGATGACAACGATAACGCTATAGACGAAGTCTTAACGATTAATGAAGTCGTGCCTATCGTCAAACGCGAGATTAATAAACTATTTCAAGATATCTGTTTTGACATAGATCCTATAGATGTAAAAGCATATGACGAATCAACGCTTTTAGTCGAGATAACGGGTGAAGATTCAGCGTTGCTAATCGGAAAAGAGGGATACAGATACAAAGCTCTTTCATATATGATATTTAACTGGATCAACTCAAAGTACCAGCTGCAGCTTCGTTTAGAGATCGCAGAATTTTTGAAAAACCAAGAGGAATCCGTATCACGCTATCTTGTCGGAGTCTGTGAGACTGTCGAGAGAGAAGGGCGTGCACAGACAAAGATACTTGACGGTGTTTTAGTCCAGATCGCACTTAAGCAGCTTCGTAATACATACCCTGATAAATATGTAGCTATCCGTTCAACACGCGACGGGCTGAAATTTATCATCATTAACGATTATAACGGATATTAAAAATGAACGATACCATTAGTGCCGTTGCTACGGCACATGGGATAGGTTCTATCGCCATTATAAGAATCAGCGGTGATAAAGCGCTAGATATTGCAAAAACACTTTCACGCAGGTCTGATTTTAAAGTCAGATATGCAACTCTTACATCCATATACAACCAAAAAAACGAACTCATCGATGAAACGATCATCATATATTTTAAAGGCCCTCAAAGCTTTACGGGTGAAGATGTCATAGAGATACAGTGTCACGGCGGGATGATAGTTGCCGAACTGATCCTAAAAGCCACACTTGATGCGGGTGCAAGACTTGCAAATCCGGGAGAGTTTAGCAAACGTGCGTTCTTTAACGGCAGGATAGACCTGAGTGAAGCAGAGGCAATATCTAAACTCATCGAAGCAAAAAGTGAGGATGCGGCAAAGATACTTGCGACTCAGATGAAGGGTTCACTCAAGAACTACATCGAAGAGGTACGCGATGAGATGCTTCATATCCTGGCGTATTCGGAGGTCAGTATCGATTATGCCGAAGAGGACCTGCCTGAAGATCTGATACAGCAGATCATCGCCAAGCTTGACGCCTTACATGTAAGGCTGACGAAGACACTTCGTGCGAGTGAATCAAGACAGGGACTTATGCAGGGATTTAAAGTTTCCATCATCGGAAAACCAAATGTCGGCAAAAGCTCGCTTTTAAATATGCTCTTAAACTATAATCGTGCAATCGTAAGCGATATAGCAGGGACGACACGCGATACGATAGAGGAACAGGTAAAGATAGGTACACATCTGATCCGTATCATCGATACCGCAGGAATACGCGATGCTAGTGATGAGATAGAACGCATAGGGATAGAGCGCTCTATCGAGGCGATAGAAAAAAGCGAGATAGTCGTAGCACTTTTTGACAACTCAAGAGAGAGTGACAGCGAAGATGAAGTGATCTTAGAGTGGCTGGACAAATATAAAGATACAAAAGAGATAATCGTCATCTTAAATAAGGTCGATTTGCCGTCAAAGTTCGACCTCTCAAAACTTGCAGGATATGAGTATATCGAGCAAAACTCAAAAGAGAGTGCAGAAAAACTGGTAGACAATCTTGAAAAGATCATGGATAAAAATAATGCATCGGATGAGATGATGCTTATCTCTCTGCGCCAGATAGAAGCTGTTAAAAAGACGTTAAGTTCGATCCAAGAGGCAAAAGAACCTCTAGTAGATGGGGAACTTGAGATATTCTCGTTTCATGTCATAGAAGCGATCAATGCGATGAGCTCTATCACAAGACCTTTTGAGACCGATGAGATGCTTGACAAGATGTTCGGTAGTTTCTGTTTGGGAAAATAGTTGAAATATATTGCTATCGACTTAGGTCTTAAACGCATAGGACTGGCGTATTCTCCCGATGCAAAGATGGTAACGCCACTTGATGCCGTTGAGCGAAAAAACCGCAATCAAGCTGCGGGTGATGTTAAAAAAGTCATAGAAGAGTGGGACGCCGATGCCGTAGTGGTAGGTATCCCTATGGGTGGAAGTTCCGAAGATGAGATGCGCCGCCGTGTGGCTCATTTTATGAATCTTGTTGATTTTAAAGGTGAAGTTTTTTATCAAGATGAAAGCAATACTTCTGTTGAAGCAGAGGAGATGATGAAGGGACAGATGCGATATAAAAGAGATGGAAGGGTGGATTCCATCTCTGCAATGATAATACTTGAGAGGTTTTTAAGAGCCGTTAAACAGCCTTAAAATATTCGGCAGCTTCAAGCTCGTCGTCTGTCAGGTTTTCTTTTGCAAAGTTCTCATCGTTTTGTATCAAGTCTTTTACCTTTTCTTGACAATAACTGTAAAGCAGTTCATAACTTTTTTCATGTTCTTCTATAAACCCAAGTCCGCTGAACTGGTAAGGTTCATCTTGTTCTATACATAGTAAAGTTCCTTCGCACTTTTCTTCTATGATCTCGACAAGATCGCGGTAAGAGATATTGAACTCAGTCGCATGCCATCCAAGATCTTCTAAATTTTTGTCAGAAAACTCAGATATCCCGTCACCCGTCGTATCGTCATAAGATGCTCTAGGGACATTGAGCTTTATGATGCTCTGCCATGCAGGAGCTGCTTTGATAAGCACTCTCTCATCATCTATGACGACTCTTAGGTCTTTACCCAGAGCAGTTTCAAGGTCAAGAGGTTTCGGCATAGCGATGCCGATATTTTGAGTTGCACTGTGTGCGCCTTCATAGATAAGCATCTCGTTATCTGCATAGGGCGGGAAAACTACTTTGCCATGGATATTTATACCAAACGTCTTGCCGGAGTTTATCGCTTGCAGAAGTTCCTTTTTAGACATAACTATTATTTCATTAAAAAGATTGAATTTTTTCATATATTGTTACCTCTTTTTGACGAATTATACTTATTATAAAGTACAATATTCTTAAATAATTTTCGTATAATGAAAATTTTTGCTTAATTGGAGTATAATTCGCAAAATCTAAAGAGTATAAGTCAATCTTACACTCATTTACATCTAAGGAAATTAATTATGGCATTGAATGTTTACTATGATAAAGATTGTGATATCAGCATAATCAAAAGTAAAAAAGTTGCAATGATCGGTTTTGGTTCTCAAGGTCACGCTCATGCAGAAAATCTTCGTGATAGCGGTGTTGAAGTAATCATTGGTCTAAGAAAAGAGGGATCAAGCTGGGCAAAAGCTGAAGCTAAAAACTTTAAAGTTATGACAGTTGCAGAAGCATCTGCTGAGGCTGATGTTGTAATGATCTTACTTCCTGATGAAAATCAATCTTACATCTACAAAAACGAGATCGAACCAAACCTTAAAAACGGTGCAACTATCGCATTCGGTCATGGTTTTAACATCCATTACGGAAGAATCCATCCAAGAGCTGACATCAATGTTACTATGATCGCTCCAAAAGCTCCAGGTCACACAGTACGTTCAGAGTTCGTACGTGGCGGCGGGATCCCTGACCTTATCGCAATCGGTCAAGATCCAAGCGGTAAAACAAAAGATCTAGCACTTTCTTACGCTTCTGCAATCGGTGGCGGTAGAACAGCTATTATCGAAACTACTTTCAAAGATGAAACAGAAACTGACCTTTTCGGAGAGCAAGCTGTTCTTTGTGGTGGTGCAGCGTCACTTGTTCAAGCTGGTTTTGAAACATTGACTGAAGCTGGTTATGCTCCTGAACTTGCATACTTCGAGTGTCTACACGAACTTAAACTGATCGTTGACCTTATGTTCCAAGGCGGGATCGCTGATATGAGATATTCTATCTCTAACACTGCTGAGTACGGTGACTATGTTTCTGGTAAACGTGTTATCAATGCTGAAAGTAAAGCTGCTATGAAAGAGATCCTAAAAGAGATCCAAGATGGTAGATTTGCAAAAGATTTCATACTTGAAGGTCAAGCTGGCTACCCACGTATGAATGCAGAGCGTGCAAACGCAAGAGCATCTTTAATCGAGCAAACTGGTGTTAAACTAAGAGCTATGATGCCTTGGATTTCTGCAAACAAAATCGTAGATACTTCTAAAAACTAAAATAGTAACGCACTTGCTGCGTTGCTACATTCGTCACGCACATTAGTGCGCTTCCTCGTTATGCGCCTTGCAATTACGTCACTCTTTTAGTTTTAACTCTTACATGTAAGGTACTTGTATGGAATTTCTTTTTTTTATTAAAAAACTTATCGCTTTTTTTGTCGAACCTTTTGGTTTGGTTTTACTTCTTTTATCTCTTGGTCTTTATTTTTTAACTCGATGTAGTTATAAAAAAGCTAAACTATTTACAACTTTATCTTTTTTATTGCTATTTCTTTTTTCTTATCCTCCCTTTTCAAATATGCTTGTCACGAACTTGGAAAACCGCTATCCTAAGTTTGAATCGACTGATCTCAATGTTTCATATATCCATGTACTTGGAAACGGAAACAATGATGACTATACTCAGCCTCTTTCAAGTATGGTAAGCGGAGTGGGGCTTAAGAGAGTCGTAGAGGGTGTCATAATACAAAAGAGATATCCTGATGCAAAGTTGATCTTTACGGGATATGAGGGCGGCACAACGCTTGCAAGTGCAGTGGCAAATGCAAATATTGCTACAGCAATAGGCGTAAAGAAAGAGATGCTTATCATCAATCCCGAGCCGCATGATACAAAAGAGGAAGCACTTTTTACAAAGACGCTTGTAAAGGAGGAACCGTTTATCTTGGTGACTTCTGCTGCTCATATGCCGCGTGCGATGAAACTGTTTCAAGAGTTGGGGATGAATCCGATCCCAGCACCAACAGATTATAATAAGCGAAAGACAAGATCGCTATTTGAGGCACCAAACATCTATGCTTTTGAAAATTCACAGAGTGCGGTACATGAGTATATCGGGATGCTTTGGGCTAAGTTAGTCCACTAGGTAGATCTTAAAAGTTACTCTTCTTGAACTCTCTTTGTCCTCATCGCCCTTTTTATCCATCACTTTCTTAGAGTAGCTGTAACCGCTTTGTTTTAAGATCTCCGTCAGCCATTTCTTTGTGGGCATATCCTGTTTGTTAAAGATATAACTTATAACGCTGAAAGATCTTTGATATGAAAGATTGGCGTTATTTAAGTAGCCTTTAGAGAAGTCGGCATCAGCCCATTCGCTTGATGTATGACCATTTATCTCTAATGTCTTTATACTGCTTTTATATTTGTTCATAACAGCAAAGACTCTTGGCCAAAAGCTGTCTAAAAAGCTCTTCTGTTCATCTGTCAGTTTATAAGCTCCGACTTTAAAATAAAGAGGATCATTAAAAGAGATGCTCAGATCCTCTTTTATAGTTATCTTTTTTGCAGCTATCTCATCTTTAAATGTCTCGGACAGCTGCTTAAAAAAAGATTTTGTAGATGTGGATCTTTGCGCGATAGAACCGTCGCTGTTAAGTTTTAATATCCACATATTAGGTATTTCACTTCCCGCTAATGTCTTAGTCCCGACGGCTACGTATTTGCCGTTTCGAAGTATCGCGACATTATGAAAGACATCGTAGTTGTCATTTCCAAAATGTTCCTGCCATGCAAGTTTCAGCGAAGCGTCAAGCTTGACTGCCAGTCCGTCAGTATCGGAGTTCTCAGGGTCGCTTACATACCCGACGCCGATGATAGAACCGTTTGCTGCTTGTTTGATGTCATAGAGGGCAGATGAATACGCCGTGTTGATAGTTCTTTTTAGAAGTATGTTTTGCTGCAGATCGAATTTGACTAGATTGATTTGCTCTTTTTTATTCTCCTCAATCGAACCGATCGAAGCTAGAAAACTGTTGTCTCTTAGCTTGATAAGTGCATAAGGGTTTAAAGGCTTATCCAGAGAAT includes the following:
- a CDS encoding Jag N-terminal domain-containing protein — protein: MIKIESATLQDAYEKAAMHFSCSVTELQVEVLQHPSSGILGFFKKSAIIVASCKNSFARPQEKEEPKPEIKKEPIQPKAQKQKVEKQKPAEAKKETRSKQKEYTKQNILNDTILPTSFVSDQDEEFYEEELSADEYKKSYSDDLDKNYFYDDNDNAIDEVLTINEVVPIVKREINKLFQDICFDIDPIDVKAYDESTLLVEITGEDSALLIGKEGYRYKALSYMIFNWINSKYQLQLRLEIAEFLKNQEESVSRYLVGVCETVEREGRAQTKILDGVLVQIALKQLRNTYPDKYVAIRSTRDGLKFIIINDYNGY
- the mnmE gene encoding tRNA uridine-5-carboxymethylaminomethyl(34) synthesis GTPase MnmE, with translation MNDTISAVATAHGIGSIAIIRISGDKALDIAKTLSRRSDFKVRYATLTSIYNQKNELIDETIIIYFKGPQSFTGEDVIEIQCHGGMIVAELILKATLDAGARLANPGEFSKRAFFNGRIDLSEAEAISKLIEAKSEDAAKILATQMKGSLKNYIEEVRDEMLHILAYSEVSIDYAEEDLPEDLIQQIIAKLDALHVRLTKTLRASESRQGLMQGFKVSIIGKPNVGKSSLLNMLLNYNRAIVSDIAGTTRDTIEEQVKIGTHLIRIIDTAGIRDASDEIERIGIERSIEAIEKSEIVVALFDNSRESDSEDEVILEWLDKYKDTKEIIVILNKVDLPSKFDLSKLAGYEYIEQNSKESAEKLVDNLEKIMDKNNASDEMMLISLRQIEAVKKTLSSIQEAKEPLVDGELEIFSFHVIEAINAMSSITRPFETDEMLDKMFGSFCLGK
- the ruvX gene encoding Holliday junction resolvase RuvX; translated protein: MKYIAIDLGLKRIGLAYSPDAKMVTPLDAVERKNRNQAAGDVKKVIEEWDADAVVVGIPMGGSSEDEMRRRVAHFMNLVDFKGEVFYQDESNTSVEAEEMMKGQMRYKRDGRVDSISAMIILERFLRAVKQP
- the ilvC gene encoding ketol-acid reductoisomerase — encoded protein: MALNVYYDKDCDISIIKSKKVAMIGFGSQGHAHAENLRDSGVEVIIGLRKEGSSWAKAEAKNFKVMTVAEASAEADVVMILLPDENQSYIYKNEIEPNLKNGATIAFGHGFNIHYGRIHPRADINVTMIAPKAPGHTVRSEFVRGGGIPDLIAIGQDPSGKTKDLALSYASAIGGGRTAIIETTFKDETETDLFGEQAVLCGGAASLVQAGFETLTEAGYAPELAYFECLHELKLIVDLMFQGGIADMRYSISNTAEYGDYVSGKRVINAESKAAMKEILKEIQDGRFAKDFILEGQAGYPRMNAERANARASLIEQTGVKLRAMMPWISANKIVDTSKN
- a CDS encoding ElyC/SanA/YdcF family protein; this translates as MEFLFFIKKLIAFFVEPFGLVLLLLSLGLYFLTRCSYKKAKLFTTLSFLLLFLFSYPPFSNMLVTNLENRYPKFESTDLNVSYIHVLGNGNNDDYTQPLSSMVSGVGLKRVVEGVIIQKRYPDAKLIFTGYEGGTTLASAVANANIATAIGVKKEMLIINPEPHDTKEEALFTKTLVKEEPFILVTSAAHMPRAMKLFQELGMNPIPAPTDYNKRKTRSLFEAPNIYAFENSQSAVHEYIGMLWAKLVH
- a CDS encoding OmpA family protein, which codes for MRYILALSFLFLWLNASNNDYELVINKKFDSNLYDVVQDNDDQISAVGFLDDLKSANAAPKSYTNPFDYLSSVHAAYGTQMHIVRADDTAKITLEKSADLSRFNKAVSVIKTTQNGYFIGGYTLNGQMLVVKLDAMGNQLFLKEFGTKNYDQMNRLIALRDGGVLAVGSSITTRDAYDPMYNTGLGLNDIFLTRFSKDGQILWSRKYGTQNDDRGIDAAEAFDGTIVVLGKTSYDSSNDAVFMRINERGDKIWYKTYSLDKPLNPYALIKLRDNSFLASIGSIEENKKEQINLVKFDLQQNILLKRTINTAYSSALYDIKQAANGSIIGVGYVSDPENSDTDGLAVKLDASLKLAWQEHFGNDNYDVFHNVAILRNGKYVAVGTKTLAGSEIPNMWILKLNSDGSIAQRSTSTKSFFKQLSETFKDEIAAKKITIKEDLSISFNDPLYFKVGAYKLTDEQKSFLDSFWPRVFAVMNKYKSSIKTLEINGHTSSEWADADFSKGYLNNANLSYQRSFSVISYIFNKQDMPTKKWLTEILKQSGYSYSKKVMDKKGDEDKESSRRVTFKIYLVD